Proteins encoded within one genomic window of Thermogemmata fonticola:
- a CDS encoding DUF1552 domain-containing protein, translated as MAILHQSRREFLRDLGLSSAALPFILNLPALGFANQTQRKQRIVFMFSPNGVVPWNFWPDAEGPLTELKESLKPLEPFKERTLILHGLADRIRGDGDGHMRGIGCLLTGIELFPGNIQGGSDTPAGWSKGISIDQEIKNFLQKNPATRTRFGSLEFGVMVPERADTWTRWVYAGPNKPIAPIDDPQQMFNKLYGRAKDHALASSLLDDLQTDLNKLRSVLPAEDRRLLDEHATFVREMEKELQVTKQELQHPVPQLEPGLRRDNDLMPKISKQQIDLLVAAFQADFARVATIQYTNSVGMARMKWLGITEGHHTLSHEPDSNKKAQQELTAINKWFCEQLAYLARRLAETPEPGGSGSLLDNTLLIWTNELGKGNSHTLDNIPFVLVGNGLGFRMGQCIKYKREPHNRLLLTLAHAFGHHIKTFGNPTFCGSGPLVLT; from the coding sequence ATGGCGATACTACATCAGAGCCGACGGGAATTCCTCCGAGACTTGGGACTAAGCAGTGCGGCCCTGCCGTTTATACTGAACCTGCCCGCTTTAGGTTTCGCCAATCAGACCCAGCGGAAGCAGCGTATTGTATTCATGTTCAGCCCCAATGGAGTGGTTCCGTGGAATTTCTGGCCAGACGCAGAAGGTCCCTTGACAGAGCTGAAGGAGAGTCTCAAACCGTTGGAACCATTCAAAGAGCGCACCCTCATTCTCCACGGCTTAGCGGATCGTATTCGGGGAGACGGGGATGGTCACATGCGCGGCATCGGCTGTCTCCTCACGGGCATCGAATTATTCCCCGGTAACATCCAAGGCGGTTCCGACACTCCGGCGGGCTGGTCCAAAGGCATATCGATCGACCAAGAGATCAAGAACTTTCTCCAGAAAAATCCCGCCACGCGTACTCGTTTCGGTTCCTTGGAATTCGGCGTAATGGTTCCTGAACGGGCGGATACTTGGACTCGTTGGGTCTATGCCGGTCCGAACAAACCCATTGCGCCGATCGACGATCCCCAGCAGATGTTTAACAAGCTCTACGGGCGCGCCAAGGATCACGCCTTGGCCAGCAGTCTGCTGGACGACCTGCAGACAGATCTAAACAAATTGCGATCCGTACTGCCTGCGGAAGACCGCCGGCTGCTTGATGAGCACGCGACTTTCGTCCGCGAGATGGAAAAGGAATTGCAGGTCACAAAACAGGAATTGCAACACCCTGTTCCCCAATTGGAGCCGGGCTTACGGCGCGATAACGATCTTATGCCAAAGATCAGCAAACAACAGATCGATCTGCTCGTGGCGGCATTCCAAGCGGACTTTGCTCGAGTGGCCACGATCCAATACACGAACTCCGTCGGGATGGCACGCATGAAGTGGCTCGGCATCACGGAAGGGCATCATACCCTCTCCCACGAGCCGGATAGCAACAAGAAGGCCCAGCAAGAACTGACGGCCATCAACAAATGGTTCTGCGAGCAACTGGCCTACCTGGCCCGACGCTTGGCGGAAACTCCCGAACCCGGTGGCTCCGGTAGTTTGTTGGACAACACGCTGCTGATCTGGACTAACGAATTGGGTAAGGGGAACTCCCATACGCTGGACAACATCCCCTTCGTACTGGTGGGGAATGGCTTAGGCTTCCGTATGGGGCAATGCATCAAATACAAGCGGGAGCCTCATAATCGCCTGCTGTTGACTCTGGCCCACGCTTTCGGGCATCACATCAAGACCTTCGGCAACCCGACTTTCTGCGGTTCTGGCCCCCTGGTGCTCACTTGA